The DNA window atttgtttaccaaacgccctaacaaaagaagctattggacataaatgatggacattatcgaacaaaacaagcatttattgtggaactgcgattcctggcagtgcattctgatgaagatcatcaaaggtaaatgaatatttataatgctatttatgaataattttgactacccaacatggctgatatttctctggctggtttgggctctgaacgccgttctcagattatgctttttctgacacagcggttgcattaaggagaagcgCATCTaaaaagttccatgcataacactagaattttcatcaacatttataatgagtatttctgtgaattcatgtggctctctgcacaatcactgcatgttttagaactactgaacgtaacgtgccaatgtaaaatgagattgcatatttatataaagcactttattgaacaaaacatacatgtattgtgtaacatgaagtcctataagtgtcatctgatgaagatcaaaggttagtgattcatttttatctctgtgctttttgtgactcctctctttggctggaaaaatggctgggtttctctgtggcttggtggtgacctaacaatcgtttgtggagctttcgctgtaaagtatTTTTGGactcagacactgtggctggattaacgagaattttatctttaaaatggtgcctaatacttctatgtttgagaaatttgatttatgagatttgtatttggcgccctgcaatttcattggctgttggcgaggggttccgcCAATCCTAGACAGGTTAATGGAAACATATCTTGCAGGAAAACGCAGATTTgagaatattcgcatgaaaatctgtcgacaagtggatggaaacctagctatttaTATCATTTGATTGATCCAAGGCTCTTAGAATACGTGTTGTGGCAGTATCATAGCTAGGTACTCACTGGCAGACAGAACTCTTCGAAGGCGGGCTTAACAAAGGTTATGTATTGCGTTAGCACCTGCTCCAGGTCCCTTCCTCGCTCGCTGATGTCTCGGAGCACTGGGGAGGGAACACAGAACAGGAGTGGAGCTTTCAGTATGATTTCACAGAAGAGATTCTTACAAAACTAATAGACTTCTACATCCGGTTCCCATTCATGCCCTCCAGGCCCTGTATTGGAAGCCCCCTGGTATTTTTGTACAACTCACAGGTATGATGTGTTTCATCCAATGAAATAGTgaatagaataatataatatatgtctAAGGTTTCACCCCTGCGTGAGAGCCGTGTGTCTGCGTCTGTGTCCACAAACAGCTTCATCTGGAACAGGTCCCTGATCTCCTGGGAGTAGAACATCAGGATGCCCTCGAACAGCACCACATCTGCTGGGTACACCGTCACCGCCTCTTccttcctgacacacacacacaccagagagaggaCAATGTGTATGAGATGAGATGAGTCAGTGGGAGTAGAACATCAGGATGCCCTCGAACAGCACCACGTCTGCTGGGTACACCGTCACTGCCTCTTccttcctgacacacacacaaacaccagagAGAGGACAATGTGtatgagatgagatgagtgagtgagtggagtgaGTGTCCTAACCACTGACCTGGAATGGGTGACAAAGTCATACACTGGGATCTGCACTGTTTGGCCCTCCAAAATGTCCCACAACGTTTTGACGATGAGCTCATTGTCAAATGCatctgagaagagagagagagagcaaaggcaCTCAGAACAATGTCTATGTTTCTGCTGGTGCCACTGTGCCAGGCCATAGGATCTAGATCTAATCCCACAAGGTGGCAAGTTGTCATGGGGATAGAATCTGTGCTGATATGAAACCTatttagtgaactacttttgaccagggcccaaacaTTATCTACCACACTGTCTGAGACCGACTACTCTGCTACCATACTACAATCTACCAGAGGTACCGCTGCTAAGTATGTACTCTGAATGAGACAGATTTTCAATACAGCAGTCATTGGCCCCAAGGCAGGACATGTAGAAGGCTTTAGTTCTCTCCAGTTCTCTCCATTATGGTAATTATATTTCTAAGAACTAGGGGGAAAAGCCCAACAGAAGTATCCTTTGAGTATAAACTCAACAACGCAACTATTTATCTTCAATGAGAGAGCAAAGGGATGTAAGAAACTATTCGTACATTTTTTTACACTGGAAAGCAAGCAAGGGATAAAGCTACATTTGCCAGTTGTTAACATATACCATACGACTACGATTTAGCGATTGACACAGTATCCAGATAAATATATAGATTAGATAAATACCTGGGTGGTCGAAGTTGAACTGTCCCTTCAGTGCCTTGGCCTTCTGGTCCGGTGTGAGGACCCTGTAGAAGCTGTCTTGGCTGAGAATGGCCACCTGGCGCTGGTGATGGTCAATCTTGTTCTGGCCAAGCAGCTCCATGATCTTACCGCAGACAGACGACTGGCCATGGGCAGAGGGAGGAGCGAGAATGACAGTTAAGTCAGTCAGATAGATAACACTATCTGAAGTAAATTGTGACCCATAAAGATGTAAGAGTGGAGTTGTGTTCACTGATCTATGGAGATACTGAATATATTGGTACCAGACTATTACATAGACGTACAGACAGTACAGAAGAAGCCAAATCTGCAGCAATGTGCAATAGCTCTCATTTAAAAATGTTCTTAGATGTTTGCAATACTCTCTGACCTATTTTACAACTAGAATCCTCACTTACTCATAGGGCCTCTCTATGACTTAGGGCCCCTGGGTGTGGTCACCTTGCTGGCTTCTAGTCGACTACGTCACACGTGGCTAACCTCTGCACTTCCTAAACGAACAAGGAGGAAGTGACAgcgttttttttacattggaaaaTAAACTAATATTAGTAACTCCAAAAGGGCACTACCCCATCCCTACTGATCTCGCAGTACAGCCCAAAAGACATGTCGCTATGGTTCATTGGGCCAATTCAAGGAAGAGGAGAATGGACCTACAGCAAATAGGATAATAAGATCAGTAATGAGGATCTCACATTATGACAACACTGTTGGATGgaacttaaaaaaatataaaaaaaatagttCAACACATGAAGTCTTGTAACATTATTTACCACATGAAGTCCGAACCAGACTTGTGTCATTGAGAACAGCAAGGCTGCTACTGACCAAGTCTGAGGCCACACCACAGTAGACAGGATGTCGGTCAGTCAATATCGAGGTGCTattcttagaccactgcacctaCACGTGTCACCAGCCATGATAATCTAACTGCTTGCTCCAGGCCTAATAGAGGacagaataagagatgactggCAACAGACATTAGGGTCAAGTTGAACTTGCTGTTAGAGAAGGGAAAATGTATTGCAGCAGAAGAGGAAAATGCATGCTAGCAACCGGTGAAAAATGCATTAGTGTCTCCTTGAAAAGTGCTCAGGCAGGGCAAAGATAATACAAGACGATGAAGCAGAACACATTTGTCTGGAGTCGATCCACGTTTATAAATGAGTCTACAGTCAGAGGGAATAGTTCAAGGATGACAAAGGGGCATTACAAGATCTTCATGCAGCCACAATGTTATGTGATGAGACTCACTGTACTTAGTCACCAGTCCGGGTCACACTCAATCCATTTAACTAATAATCCGCAAGTTGGGCCTGGGCCCTACAGACTTCATACACAGCCTAAACTGAAACGGCATTGTCTCTCCAGACTTCCCAGAAAAGTTtgtcagaagaagaaaaaaaaaaaacactgtcgGATAAACAGGTGGCTCTACTGGTAGTTTCTCGCTTTCGTTTGTTGTGGGGTATGATACCAAGAAATATTACACGCAAAGGAACGTCAAGTGGACCACAATTCATGCTCTAGAACAGCCTTTCATAGAGGATGTGAATTACTCAACTTCTTATCTGcatttattttctttcaaaaccTTCTACAAAATAATCTACaaaaaatgacaaagcaaacaaaTGTTAGCAAGATGATTGTCAGGTTAGTGCTTGTGAGGTTTCTGAGAGCTCGAACTCTCCCAATACCAGACCCCTTTGTCGTTTCACATTTCTTCCAAGCCCTTAATTAAAACAGTGATTGCCGAAACTGCTCTTGGTTACAAAAGACCAGGCCAGGTCTCTTACCCAAGCTTGGGTCAGTCAGACATACATTCAAAGTCTGCCTCTTCTATTGCCAACGCTGACTAAACATTCCCCTGCCCCAGTTAAAAATTCTATTGTGTCCAAAAAAGCTCAACTGCAGTTTACCCAGCAATCCTACGTCAGAGGTACATAAAGACAATTGAAAAGCTATGTCATGATCAGTTACAGTGGGTATAGAAAAACGTTTTTAGGGGAGAAAAATCAGGACATTTTTTTCTTCTGCATGGTTAGCGCACTAGCTGTTATGACAAAACACAGCTGAAGGTAAAATAAACGCCGCTTGGAAGGAACAGTAAAATTGTGCCCGACTGACAGTATGCCTACTAGTGATGGGGGATTATTATTTTGGATGACAAAAAGTATCATTTTGACCAtattgcaatattatttttgcgctGGTTTACTGTGCTCtagtatttttccttcatagcttaTACTCcatcttattttattttttaaaataggGAGCCCATTTGTTTTCAGAACTTTTATTTCTCTCGTCACTCTGCAgtagacatatggtgagcaatatgtttggaacatcaaatcacaATAAAATTACAGAATCGAATTGCTATATATGGTATTGCAATACATAATGTAAATGAAGCTCTCTCCAGCTCAGTAGGCCTATAGTGTATACAGTTCCACAATATGACCCAAGAAATGGGTTTGACCATAATAAATCCTCCCTTTTCTTATTAAATACTATTCAAAACATGATTTTAAAAAATAACGTATGAAACCTTCAAAAAAGATAGAGGGATACTCATTCAAAACTTTGAGACAGCAGACTACACAATACAGCAGAGGACATAGCTGCAAGGCCATCAGCCATTTCAGGGGACTGTTTAGGACTATCTCAGGTAGACAGTGAAAAACAGAAAAACAAGAGATAACAGTCACTTTCTtcagaggggtgggggaggtgcATTTGAAAGGCCATATGTTTAGACTACCTAACCAGACAGACAATTGTGGATATAAGTGTGCTAGATTATAAAGTGATGTCTGTATTATTCACAATATGACTTTGGCATGGTTGAATTCTTGATTCTGGAGAGAACACGTATTATTTACTGTACCATGATGAACAGTAGCATACATGGAAAAAGCGGCAACACATTGACGTAGACTGAGGCTCACCTCCTTACACGTTATGAGGTAAGATGTGACACATATTAGGCaagacagtaggctacagtatgaAGATGGGCTAAAACTGCTTTTCCAATCGAAACTCCAGTTTACACTGAAGGCGATGTCATGGCGACACTGGATAGCTAAACGCATGCGTAGTAACACGTCGTATCGCGCATGTGCAAGCCGTCAACTCAAGACACTCCGGACCGAAGCTGTTTGACAAAaatgaaaatgttcagtttgtccctttggagtaataacatgttcagaTAAAGACATTACCTCGAATCTACTTCGTGCCTTTTGATTTCTAGAAAACGaactaagatttttttttttttacttctctCATTGCCTTTTCAAACCCCAAACCCTGACCAAGTCTGTTTGGCAAGTGTACCCGGAAGTCTCgcgatgttgcgcctctgggtttatacattttatttattttcctgtGCGGCGAATTATGCGCAGAGGCAGTTTTCACTGCTTGCCAGGTGTAATCAGCTGGTCCTGTCGACGCATTAGAAAGTGAATATTAACAGTGGGCGGACTGGAGCTCGAGGTCCCTTTTTTATGAATAAGAAAACTACCGATTTCAGCACCCGTTCTGAAATCAGTAGTTTTGTGATAAACTAAAATGGTATATGCTGTTTTAGCTCCAGTCCGCACACACTAGTCGCCGCTCAACTCCATCGTAAATCGCTGAGTTTAGTTGGCTAAGCAAAGTATTGCTTTTCGGTTCTGTCGGTTGTCATAAATGCCCTTTTTGAATTGAATAAACCACAGGAGTAGATTCCTCTCAAATCCTTGTTTCATATAGGTTTGTATTAatatttaattatttgtacacGAATTGATAGGGCTATAGATGTTATAGACAAAGACATGAATGCAAGTTGGATTAAGGTCAGTTCTCTACAGCCACATAAGTGGGTTAAATTATTGCCAAACAGGGCCCATTCCTATACACGCTTTAAAAATGTCAATGTTTTTCCAGAAATTATTAAAAAACAAACTAGCTTTAATGGAACAAATTAATTCATTGGTCTGTCATGACAGGAGCCACGCGGTCAATGAGTTCTCATCTTTCAACCACGTTGACAATTTAGTGTTTCAAATAAAAACATGACATTtctaattcattaaaaatcacaATGCCAACCTTGCCGCTGGCAGTCCCTCCGGCTACCCCGATGAGGAAAGGTTGCCGAATAGCATTCTCGTGTTCGGCTTGACTGTCCACCCTTGTCTCGCTGTCGCCTGCCATGCTTGCTATAAACGCATACAGAAGCACGGAGGTGGTTTTTGCCCCAATTgcgctcctcccctctcttcagtTGTGCGTTTGCTTTGATGCTATGACTAAGCCTGGATATCAATCCGTTCTTTTGTAAGCTACTTGAAATGTAGAACCTTCACATCAGGTTATGTGTTATTGCAATTCAGTTATCAGACTCTAGGCCCATATATCAGATTTCTGGAAATGTTGTGGCCTACATTTATATCAGCTCAGTTAAAGATGCACTCCCGGATCTTAAAAGGTGACAGGCAAAGGGCTCCATAAATACCTTAACACTTAATAACAATGCTCATGCAGGCTTCATTAAAAAGTCCTCAACAGCATTTTTGTGTATCACAAAACTTTTCATTTCTAGTTTTTGGTGAAGATGTCATTTTCTGGGCATAAAATGCAATGAAGACATCATTATTAGGCAAAAAGAAACAATGCCCTTACTGCAAGCAACACAAGCTACAGACATGGCTTTTGTGAGCCCTTTTCTGGATCAGAAATTAAACAAATTATACTGACACGATGTGAGAAGACACTTGTACATCTGGGGAAAATACATGCATGTCAACAACGATCCCTCATATGCAGATAATGAGAtctggctagttagctagctatagccAGTCAGTGAATTCCCAATCAATCTGATGTTGTGGCTGCAGTTCAATCAGCCAATACGAGCTAGCTAAAGTTTTGAGTTGATAATAAGTTATTGGATGACACAACACATGTATAAATTGGCTAGCTAATACATTTAGCAGAAATAGCTATTGCTTCCCTAGAATATAACTATAGGCTATAGCTAGCTATAGTCATTGATGCTGTggcagctaactaactaactaaccaaaacgtGGCTAACTACCACATGAAAATAATACAGCTATGGTAATTCTGGTTAGCTAAATGTTACCATATAGCTAGACCCTTTCTGTTAAATGTACTGGTTAGCTTGCTAGCAAATGTTAGCTAGCCCAAATGTGTATAGATTATAGTTAGCTAGCATAGAAATCCCCGGCAATAATCCATGTGCCTACAATAAATACTCAGTTTAATTCACACTTAATAGACAACCAACAAATTTGAATTTGTTTTGTGACAGCAATATTACAGACAAGACAAATTGTAGACTATAGCATGGGATACAACATTACAGTAACATCTAGATAAATACATTAGATACATTGTATATTGTCAAAAGTAGGATATGTCATGTATTTATGTTAGAAATGTGGATCACGTGTAATTATCTATGTAATTAGATAAGGATGTAAGGATAAACATGTATTTAAGCTGTAAATAGTCATCCACCCAAAACAGTTAACATGCATTGATAATAACCACTGACAGGTGGCCACATCAAACATTTATGAGCATGTAGTGCCTTTTGCTTCCAAGAAAACAGAATAAGGTTGTCTCCCACAATGCTTTGGCTCCGACTTGCTCCGACTCCGAGTTGCAGTTGGTGAGGAGCAACAGCAAACATTTCCAGTCGACTGCAGTCGAAATACCCAAATGCAGGACAACGGGATGATTTTGCGGGACTTTCACTGGACAGTGTAGCCtacattaaatattttttttggggaAGCACCCCCCATCCCAGACACAGAAAAACTGCACTGAACAAGCTAATGGAAGCGCGCCTACAGGCTACTCCTTTGCCCTGCGAAAAATGTGGTCATGTAGGAAATATGGGAGTAATACTAGTCCAAGGAAACAGTTCTGGTTGGTCTCAGGGAATGTAAAACAGTTAGGAAGGCAGTCTTTGAAAACCAGCCTGAGTGAAGTAGCAGCAAACATGTTAAATTAGCATTGAATGAGCATGGAGAGCCTCACAAGTTTGACGAAATCCACCCTATCTTTTCAGTTTAATcacattatatatttttttcagtctAATACAGCTATTTATTTACTTTTGTAAATCTTCCATAGAAGCATGCTTTTTTAACTGTCCTCTCCAAAGTTTAGCTGGAATTTAGACCGAAAGGATTTTACAAATGATTGGGACATTGGCCTATGTATCGCTTGGCGGAATATCAGATCTCAACGATTGGGGAAGTGTTTAACATCACCAGTACCACATCCTTATGATATATATATCTATTCAAAAAGGCAACGTGACTGTAAACAGAGATCTGTATAAAATGACGAAATGCTATTTTCTCCGCCCTGACAATGGGAGTCGTTATCCGACAGGCGGGAAGGCAGGCGAAAACTTTAGGTCCAAAATTAGCTAAAAGAAACGCATTGGGCTTATTTTGAACACATTTTGGCGAGTGAAACCTCTCGCTTCACCTCATCCTCTCTGCAAAACAGACATGAGCCTGAATGAAATACGGAACAAATCTACCTTTTTTTGGAAATTagtggtgttttttttttaaataaaaatgtattgattGAATTGATTAGACAATTTAAAAAAAGTATAATACATAAGGGCGCTCCAGCTGGTGACGCCTCCACATACAATTTAAGAAAATCATTAAGGACTTCATCACGCCATCCAAAAAAACATGGCGGAAGAATTTAAAATGTTAATATCTTCAGCTGTCAGTGATGAAAAACAAATTGGCCTTAATTCAATGGATGTTTTGTGCACAAAGGTAATGACTAAAGTGTCTTATTATGAAGTTTCAAATCTGTCTTCTCTATGTGGCCATGTATGGAAATTGTCTTTCTGGGCCAGGTGTCAGTTAAACTGGAGTACCGAAGCATAACTGTAGGAGCAGTCGAAACCATGCTTCTAGACCGGAACCCTGTGTCATTGgtcatacaaatcaaatcaaagtttatttgccacgtgcgccgaatacaacaggtgtagtagaccttacagtgaaattcttacttacaggctctaaccaatagtgcaaaaaaaaaggtattaggtgaacaataggtaagtaaagaaatatgCAGTCGACATCACCGAGGTATAATAAAAAACTGGAGACTGCGTCCAAGATGTCTGACCATTGTTTTCAAGGTAATCTACTAACATTCACATATGCCGATTCATGGACCGTCTATATCCGGGTTACATCTGGTTTATATGGACCAACATCACATGCGCACAAGCACACAGGAAGTAGTGGCGACAGCAACACTTCATCCAAAAAACATGGCAGACATTGTATGAATATAACACACAGGAAGTAGTGGCGACAGCAACACTTCATCCAAAAAACATGGCAGACATTGTATGAATATAACACACAGGAAGTAGTGGCGACAGCAACACTTCATCAAAAAACATGGCAGACATTGTATGAATATAACACACAGGAAGTAGTGGCGACAGCAACACTTCATCCAAAAAACATGGCAGACATTGTATGAATATAACACACAGGAAGTAGTGGCGACAGCAACACTTCATCCAAAAAACATGGCAGACATTGTATGAATATAACACACAGGAAGTAGTGGCGACAGCAACACTTCATCCAAAAAACATGGCAGACATTGTATGAATATAACACACAGGAAGTAGTGGCGACAGCAACACTTCATCCAAAAAACATGGCAGACATTGTATGAATATAAAATGTTAATATCTTCAGCTGCGAGTGATGGAAAACAAAAATCGGCCTCAGCTACAATTATTTGAATAATGAAATGTATGTCTTGTGCATATgttttatttgcatatttccattaGGGACCGCCTCATCTGTGAAGTGCGGGTGTGCAGAAATTAAATTCGACCTTGCACTCCTAGGAAACTTTGGCAAAGCATCAAGTCTATAAAACGTAGTGCACTGTCTTGgtaacagattctagttttgtGAACATAAAAATGTATTGAGATCAGATTAGGTGCATACATCGCCACCTACTATACTGGTGTGTGAGGCCATTCACAGCCTACCTACATTAAATTATTTCAAACAATAATTCAAAACTAACAACTATTAGCACTCTCTAAAAAAACTAACACCACATTTCACCATTTAACCAACGGTCTGAGAGGACATAACACTGTCATTCAACACCCCCTGCAGCTGTTTTGCTATAAATCCTTGCAATCCCAAGTACTTCTCTGGCACTACAACCTCTATTTTCTGTTAGTTTCGATCCATTTCTGCAGATCAATTGACAACCGTGGCTATAAATGCTACAATGCCCACCTTACAGAAGCACATATTCATCCCATCACTCTCTTGGTCTCTGCCTACTCACAggaatcctctcaggatccctcacccTGTACCCACCTTCCTCTGCCACTCTTCACTGCTTCAGCATACAACACTTTCTATACTACTCTAATCCGGCAACCTCGGTCTGCCTTTCTCTCACCGGACACCTTCAATCTGCAGCCCCATGGGCACCTCCACAACTAGCACACATAACTTTCGCCACCAATATAACACATTCCACATACTTCTCATATCTAGGCATCTGCCTCAtacacactgctgcaacatgTCCATAAACTTGATACTTAAACCACCCGTGGCTGCggccctgcccagtcatgtgaaatccatagatttgggcaaaattaattcatttcaattgactgatttccttatatgaactgtaactcagtaaaatcgttgaaattgttgcatgttgagtttatatttttgttctataTAGACTCAGCCGCAGGACAATTtattcttgagcggatggtctgGGGCGAAGACACAATTACAAATAATTGTAGACAACAATTTGActacaagaagcccaaacagatataattgTCACGCctactcccgctccccctctctggtgCTCGAGGGCACCAGGTGGgccctcattacgcacacctggttccaTCATTACGCGCATTAGCTCTCCATTGGagtcacctggactccttcactttGTTGATTGCCTACTCTAAATCTGTCTTATCCTCAGTTTGATCCTTGTGTCAGCGTTAATATTGTTTTG is part of the Oncorhynchus keta strain PuntledgeMale-10-30-2019 chromosome 26, Oket_V2, whole genome shotgun sequence genome and encodes:
- the LOC118358837 gene encoding uridine-cytidine kinase 2-A isoform X1; protein product: MVKVPKAAGGVPRSHSRPSTGEEFRHYFRLDRSQFDHLLQMVGARIARESISPDDLSPSSVCGKIMELLGQNKIDHHQRQVAILSQDSFYRVLTPDQKAKALKGQFNFDHPDAFDNELIVKTLWDILEGQTVQIPVYDFVTHSRKEEAVTVYPADVVLFEGILMFYSQEIRDLFQMKLFVDTDADTRLSRRVLRDISERGRDLEQVLTQYITFVKPAFEEFCLPTKKCADVIIPRGADNLVAINLIVQHIQDILNGGLTKRLNGSLNGYGTPRKRQVSESSSRPH
- the LOC118358837 gene encoding uridine-cytidine kinase 2-A isoform X2, encoding MAGDSETRVDSQAEHENAIRQPFLIGVAGGTASGKSSVCGKIMELLGQNKIDHHQRQVAILSQDSFYRVLTPDQKAKALKGQFNFDHPDAFDNELIVKTLWDILEGQTVQIPVYDFVTHSRKEEAVTVYPADVVLFEGILMFYSQEIRDLFQMKLFVDTDADTRLSRRVLRDISERGRDLEQVLTQYITFVKPAFEEFCLPTKKCADVIIPRGADNLVAINLIVQHIQDILNGGLTKRLNGSLNGYGTPRKRQVSESSSRPH